A genomic region of Photobacterium swingsii contains the following coding sequences:
- a CDS encoding TIGR04219 family outer membrane beta-barrel protein codes for MNKFTLTAAAAAVAFAAAMPAQAATLLGVKVGADAWFTGGKTEVASNSVDAEDKTMGTFHIAFEHFIPLVPNARIRYSDVDNGTISFNQIDYTAYYEILDNDAVALDLGVVMSKFNAGEFAGKSFSEWQPAVYGAGEIGIPMTPVSAFGDLTYGTYDDTKTVDAQIGVKWTIPLVVDLNLRAGYRVMDHDFAFINGYNSVKVKNDGWFLGVEVDI; via the coding sequence ATGAATAAATTTACTCTTACAGCAGCGGCCGCTGCTGTCGCATTTGCAGCAGCAATGCCAGCACAAGCAGCTACCCTTCTTGGTGTAAAAGTAGGTGCTGATGCATGGTTTACTGGCGGTAAAACAGAAGTCGCTTCAAACTCTGTAGACGCAGAAGACAAAACAATGGGCACATTCCACATTGCGTTTGAACACTTTATCCCACTAGTACCAAACGCACGTATCCGTTACAGCGATGTTGATAACGGCACTATTTCGTTTAACCAGATTGATTACACTGCTTACTACGAAATTCTAGATAACGACGCTGTTGCGCTGGATCTAGGTGTGGTGATGTCTAAGTTCAATGCTGGTGAATTTGCAGGGAAATCATTCAGTGAATGGCAACCAGCGGTTTACGGTGCAGGTGAAATCGGCATCCCAATGACACCAGTATCTGCGTTTGGTGATCTGACTTACGGTACGTACGACGATACGAAAACGGTTGATGCACAAATTGGTGTTAAGTGGACTATCCCTCTAGTGGTTGATCTAAACCTTCGTGCAGGTTACCGCGTGATGGATCATGATTTTGCATTCATTAACGGCTACAACTCTGTAAAAGTGAAGAATGACGGTTGGTTCCTAGGTGTAGAAGTCGACATCTAA
- the cysI gene encoding assimilatory sulfite reductase (NADPH) hemoprotein subunit, producing MSEQKLADNERLKRESNFLRGTIVEDLANPVTGAFQGDNFQLIRFHGMYQQDDRDIRAERAKQKLEPLQNVMLRARMPGGVITPSQWLAIDKFAAEHSLYGSIRLTTRQTFQFHGVLKPNIKLMHQTLNKIGIDSIATAGDVNRNVLCTTNPIESELHQEAYEWAKKISEHLLPKTRAYAEIWLDGEKLETTDEEPILGSTYLPRKFKTTVVIPPQNDVDVHANDLNFVAIADEGKLVGFNVLVGGGLAMTHGDKSTYPRRADDFGFISLENTLAVAEAVVTTQRDWGNRSNRKNAKTKYTLDRVGSDVFKAEVEKRAGVAFTASRPYEFTDRGDRIGWVEGIDGKYHLALFIENGRLLDFPNKPLKTGMSEIAKVHKGDFRMTANQNIIVAGVPVAEKERIEKIARDHGLIDDGVTEQRKNSMACVSLPTCPLAMAEAERFLPDFVTDIEGILAKHQLGEEENIITRVTGCPNGCGRAMLAEIGLVGKAPGRYNLHLGGNRNGTRVPKMYKENITVAQILADIDELVGRWAREREENEGFGDFTVRAGIIAPVLVSKRDFYA from the coding sequence ATGAGTGAGCAAAAATTAGCAGATAACGAACGCCTTAAACGTGAAAGTAACTTCTTACGTGGCACCATAGTGGAAGATTTGGCAAACCCTGTCACTGGGGCATTTCAAGGCGACAATTTTCAATTGATCCGTTTTCATGGCATGTATCAACAAGATGATCGTGATATTCGAGCCGAACGTGCCAAGCAGAAACTCGAACCCTTGCAAAACGTGATGTTGCGTGCGCGCATGCCTGGCGGTGTGATTACGCCAAGCCAATGGTTAGCGATTGATAAGTTTGCAGCAGAGCATAGCTTGTACGGCAGTATCCGTTTAACGACGCGTCAGACGTTTCAGTTTCATGGGGTACTAAAACCAAACATTAAATTAATGCACCAAACACTGAATAAAATTGGTATCGACTCTATTGCAACTGCGGGTGATGTGAACCGTAATGTGCTGTGTACAACAAACCCTATTGAGTCGGAGTTACATCAGGAAGCCTATGAATGGGCAAAGAAAATCAGTGAACATTTACTCCCCAAGACACGTGCGTATGCGGAAATTTGGCTTGATGGAGAAAAGCTTGAAACGACCGATGAAGAGCCGATTTTAGGGAGTACCTATCTGCCGCGTAAATTTAAAACGACGGTCGTGATCCCGCCGCAAAATGATGTGGATGTGCATGCCAACGATCTAAACTTTGTCGCGATTGCCGATGAAGGGAAATTGGTTGGTTTCAATGTGCTGGTGGGTGGTGGCCTTGCAATGACACACGGTGATAAATCGACTTACCCACGTCGTGCTGATGATTTTGGTTTTATCTCCTTGGAAAATACCCTCGCCGTGGCAGAGGCGGTGGTGACAACTCAACGAGATTGGGGGAACCGCTCGAATCGTAAAAATGCCAAAACCAAGTATACCTTAGACCGAGTCGGATCTGATGTCTTTAAAGCCGAAGTGGAAAAGCGGGCTGGAGTGGCATTTACCGCGAGTCGCCCGTATGAATTTACCGATCGCGGTGATCGTATTGGTTGGGTCGAAGGCATTGATGGTAAATACCATTTAGCCTTGTTTATTGAAAATGGGCGCTTGCTGGATTTTCCTAATAAACCGCTTAAAACGGGTATGTCAGAGATAGCGAAAGTCCATAAAGGCGATTTTCGTATGACAGCAAACCAAAATATTATTGTTGCAGGTGTGCCTGTTGCTGAAAAAGAAAGGATCGAAAAGATCGCTCGTGATCATGGTTTGATTGATGATGGTGTCACCGAGCAGCGTAAAAATTCGATGGCATGTGTGTCGCTGCCGACCTGTCCATTAGCCATGGCAGAAGCTGAGCGTTTTTTACCTGATTTTGTGACTGATATTGAAGGCATTTTAGCTAAACATCAGCTTGGGGAAGAGGAAAACATCATTACTCGCGTGACAGGCTGCCCAAATGGTTGTGGACGCGCCATGCTGGCTGAAATTGGTTTAGTCGGAAAAGCGCCTGGGCGTTACAACTTACACCTTGGCGGTAACCGTAACGGTACCCGAGTACCGAAAATGTACAAAGAAAACATTACTGTTGCTCAAATACTTGCGGACATTGATGAGTTAGTCGGGCGTTGGGCACGCGAACGTGAAGAAAACGAAGGCTTTGGTGATTTTACGGTTCGCGCTGGCATTATTGCACCAGTGCTCGTCTCTAAGAGGGATTTTTATGCCTAA
- a CDS encoding phosphoadenylyl-sulfate reductase, with the protein MPNSATVAPTKRWQLQDLLALNKVDQILQLAQINAELEALSAQDRVRWALDHLQGDFALASSFGVQSAVMLHLVTKVKADIPVIVTDTGYLFPETYLFIDELTARLSLNVQVYRSPLTPAWQEARYGKLWEQGVEGIKLYNKLNKVEPMRRALNELQVGTWFSGLRREQSSTRASLPVLAIQNGVFKFLPLIDWTNEDVEVYLADHDLPYHPLYEQGYMSVGDVHTTQKWEPGMKEEETRFFGLKRECGLHEDDAESDGSGI; encoded by the coding sequence ATGCCTAATTCAGCGACAGTTGCGCCGACAAAACGTTGGCAATTGCAGGATTTACTGGCTTTAAATAAGGTCGATCAAATTCTTCAATTAGCACAAATTAATGCAGAGCTTGAAGCGTTATCAGCACAAGATCGTGTTCGTTGGGCATTGGATCACCTTCAAGGTGATTTTGCCTTAGCCTCTAGTTTTGGGGTGCAATCAGCAGTGATGTTGCACTTGGTGACCAAGGTAAAAGCCGATATTCCGGTAATAGTGACAGATACTGGGTATTTGTTTCCTGAAACTTACTTGTTTATCGATGAGCTGACAGCGCGTTTATCATTGAATGTTCAGGTTTATCGTTCACCGCTGACCCCTGCGTGGCAGGAAGCGCGTTACGGTAAACTATGGGAGCAGGGGGTTGAAGGCATTAAGCTCTACAACAAACTCAATAAAGTAGAGCCTATGCGTCGTGCTCTCAATGAGCTGCAAGTGGGAACTTGGTTTTCGGGGTTACGTCGAGAACAGTCAAGTACACGGGCGTCTTTACCTGTGCTGGCGATCCAAAATGGGGTCTTTAAATTTTTACCTTTGATAGATTGGACGAATGAGGACGTTGAGGTTTACTTAGCGGATCATGATCTTCCTTACCACCCATTATACGAGCAAGGTTACATGTCGGTGGGTGATGTGCATACTACTCAGAAATGGGAGCCAGGAATGAAAGAAGAAGAGACCCGCTTTTTTGGTTTAAAGCGTGAATGTGGCTTACATGAAGATGATGCTGAGTCTGATGGTTCGGGGATCTAA
- a CDS encoding virion protein, which produces MTKSGQGGAVGIRNKNPLNIEYNERNNWKGQTGRNGRFCTFSHNKWGFRAGARVLKSYRNRKVRTITDIVNTFAPPNENDSERYVSLVCQWAGLPPSHVVDTNNDREMASVLRAMARMEVGIEFPLSDVMAGIALA; this is translated from the coding sequence ATGACTAAATCAGGGCAAGGTGGTGCGGTGGGGATTCGTAATAAGAACCCGCTTAATATTGAGTATAACGAGCGTAATAACTGGAAAGGTCAAACAGGGCGTAACGGGCGTTTTTGTACTTTTAGCCATAATAAGTGGGGCTTTCGTGCTGGTGCTCGGGTGCTGAAAAGTTACCGAAATCGTAAGGTTCGCACCATTACAGATATTGTTAATACATTTGCGCCACCAAATGAAAATGATTCGGAACGCTATGTCAGCCTTGTTTGTCAGTGGGCTGGTTTACCTCCAAGCCATGTAGTAGACACAAATAATGACCGTGAAATGGCCTCGGTATTGCGTGCAATGGCTCGTATGGAAGTTGGTATTGAATTTCCACTTAGTGATGTGATGGCTGGTATCGCATTAGCGTGA
- a CDS encoding site-specific integrase → MASFTVEKRQLKSGELRYKATVFVKKNSRIIHRESKTFRKKDLARTFGRNRVLELESKGVQINNSVPLGVLLDRFMNDADLWNKTGRTKRYVIQMLRDCDIANIDSNQLRTSDLIEHCRNRRSAGAKPATVYHDIAYLRSVMKKATPVFNINANYPIFDEAVPVLIDMGLVGKSQKRTRRPTETELDRLKEGLKARQDFRSNGKTRIPFLDILDFSILTCMRIGEVCKLRWEDLNEEHKTIVVRDRKDPRKKEGNHMIVPLLAESFDIAMNQPKTNELIFPYNPRSVTAGFQRVRNSLGIEDLRYHDMRREGASRLFEKGYSIEEVAQVTGHRNINILWQVYTQLLPHKLHNKQKNKAR, encoded by the coding sequence ATGGCATCTTTCACGGTAGAAAAACGACAACTCAAAAGCGGCGAACTGCGGTACAAAGCAACTGTTTTCGTAAAAAAGAACTCGCGGATTATACATCGAGAATCGAAAACTTTCAGAAAAAAGGATTTAGCTCGCACTTTTGGGCGAAATCGAGTTCTGGAATTAGAATCTAAAGGGGTACAAATTAATAACTCAGTCCCCCTAGGGGTACTGCTTGACCGTTTCATGAATGATGCTGATTTATGGAATAAAACTGGACGAACCAAGCGCTATGTCATTCAAATGCTAAGAGATTGCGATATAGCGAACATTGACAGCAACCAATTAAGAACAAGCGATCTTATAGAACACTGTCGAAACAGAAGATCAGCAGGAGCAAAACCTGCCACGGTTTACCATGACATAGCTTACCTACGCTCGGTAATGAAAAAAGCTACACCTGTTTTTAATATCAATGCGAACTATCCAATTTTCGATGAAGCAGTCCCTGTACTGATAGATATGGGACTCGTAGGTAAAAGTCAAAAACGCACCCGACGCCCTACAGAGACAGAGCTAGACAGGCTCAAAGAAGGGCTGAAAGCACGTCAGGACTTTCGCTCCAACGGCAAAACACGAATACCTTTCTTAGATATTCTGGATTTCAGCATTTTGACCTGTATGCGAATTGGGGAAGTATGCAAACTCCGTTGGGAAGATCTAAACGAAGAACACAAAACCATTGTTGTCCGTGACCGTAAAGACCCTCGCAAAAAAGAGGGAAACCACATGATTGTTCCATTGCTAGCTGAATCGTTCGACATTGCTATGAACCAGCCCAAAACAAACGAACTGATTTTCCCTTACAACCCGCGCAGTGTCACAGCAGGCTTTCAAAGAGTAAGAAACAGTTTAGGCATTGAAGACTTGCGCTATCACGACATGAGGCGAGAAGGAGCTAGTAGGCTGTTTGAAAAAGGGTATTCGATAGAGGAAGTAGCGCAGGTAACTGGGCATAGAAACATCAATATTTTATGGCAAGTCTACACTCAATTATTACCACATAAACTACACAACAAACAAAAAAATAAAGCTCGCTAA
- the dusA gene encoding tRNA dihydrouridine(20/20a) synthase DusA: protein MTLNVDKHQEISGVAGDYPSCRFSVAPMLDWTDRHCRYFHRLMSEHALLYTEMVTTGAIIHGKGDFLAYNEEEHPLALQLGGSNPADLARCAQLAQERGYDEINLNVGCPSDRVQNGMFGACLMGEADLVAQCVSAMREVVDIPVTVKTRIGIDEQDSYEFLTQFISTVSEKSGCDDFTIHARKAWLKGLSPKENREIPPLDYPRVYQLKRDFPHLKMAINGGIKTFEEMDEHLKHLDGVMVGREAYQNPYMMAQVDQRLFGSTKPIIKQRELVEAMFPYIERQLANGSYLGHISRHMLGLFQGLPGARQWRRHISENAHKPGAGIEVLQQAVAKIPAELDV from the coding sequence ATGACATTAAATGTTGATAAACATCAGGAAATTAGCGGCGTTGCTGGTGATTACCCCTCTTGCCGTTTCTCTGTCGCGCCTATGCTCGATTGGACTGACCGCCACTGTCGTTACTTTCACCGCTTGATGAGTGAGCATGCGTTGCTTTATACCGAGATGGTGACAACGGGCGCTATTATTCATGGTAAAGGCGACTTTCTTGCGTACAACGAAGAAGAGCACCCATTAGCGTTACAACTGGGTGGGTCAAACCCTGCGGATTTGGCGCGTTGTGCCCAGCTAGCACAAGAGCGTGGCTATGATGAAATTAACCTGAACGTAGGTTGCCCTTCAGATCGTGTGCAAAACGGTATGTTTGGTGCCTGTTTAATGGGTGAAGCCGATTTGGTTGCGCAGTGTGTCTCTGCAATGCGTGAAGTGGTTGATATCCCGGTTACGGTGAAAACGCGCATCGGTATTGATGAGCAAGACTCTTATGAGTTTTTGACTCAATTTATTTCGACAGTGTCTGAGAAAAGCGGCTGTGATGATTTCACTATTCATGCTCGCAAAGCATGGCTGAAGGGATTAAGCCCGAAAGAAAACCGTGAAATCCCACCACTAGATTACCCGCGTGTTTACCAATTAAAACGTGATTTCCCGCATCTAAAGATGGCCATTAATGGTGGTATTAAGACGTTTGAAGAGATGGACGAACACTTGAAACATCTGGATGGCGTCATGGTGGGCCGCGAGGCTTACCAAAACCCTTACATGATGGCGCAAGTGGATCAGCGTCTCTTTGGTAGCACGAAACCTATTATCAAGCAGCGTGAGCTGGTTGAAGCTATGTTCCCATATATAGAGCGCCAACTTGCCAACGGTTCATACCTTGGTCATATCTCTCGCCATATGTTGGGCTTATTCCAAGGTTTACCGGGTGCGCGTCAGTGGCGTCGTCATATCAGTGAAAATGCCCATAAGCCGGGTGCAGGCATTGAAGTACTGCAACAAGCGGTAGCAAAAATTCCAGCGGAATTAGACGTGTAG
- a CDS encoding FKBP-type peptidyl-prolyl cis-trans isomerase, which yields MSDVKLDTVETKASYGIGLQMGQQLAQSGLEGLNVAAIAKGIATSLTGDMPEIEVDDINNALRDLHTRAEEARAEQAKAAAADGEAFLKDNALREEVTVTESGLQFEVLVEGNGEIPTSDKQVRVHYHGQLTDGTVFDSSVTRGQPAEFPVTGVIAGWVEALQMMPVGSKWKLYIPQNLAYGERGAGAAIPPYAALVFEVELLDIL from the coding sequence ATGTCTGACGTTAAACTAGATACAGTTGAAACTAAAGCAAGCTACGGTATTGGTCTACAAATGGGCCAACAACTAGCACAAAGCGGTCTTGAAGGCCTTAACGTTGCAGCTATCGCTAAAGGTATCGCAACTTCTCTAACTGGCGACATGCCAGAAATCGAAGTTGACGACATCAACAACGCACTTCGCGATCTACACACTCGTGCAGAAGAAGCGCGTGCAGAGCAAGCTAAAGCAGCTGCTGCTGACGGCGAAGCTTTCCTAAAAGATAACGCACTACGCGAAGAAGTTACAGTAACTGAATCTGGTCTTCAGTTCGAAGTGCTTGTTGAAGGCAACGGTGAAATCCCAACTTCAGACAAACAAGTACGTGTTCACTACCACGGTCAACTAACTGACGGTACTGTATTCGATAGCTCTGTAACTCGCGGTCAGCCTGCTGAGTTCCCAGTAACTGGTGTTATCGCTGGTTGGGTTGAAGCTCTACAAATGATGCCTGTAGGCTCTAAGTGGAAACTATACATCCCACAAAACCTAGCATACGGTGAGCGCGGTGCGGGTGCAGCTATCCCTCCATACGCAGCACTAGTATTCGAAGTTGAGCTTCTAGATATCCTGTAA
- a CDS encoding assimilatory sulfite reductase (NADPH) flavoprotein subunit yields the protein MVLKELSALASPLNDQQIDQLQQATSELSPQQMAWISGYFWGLSQTQPTAQTQTASQSIAAVATQPAGKLTIIYASQTGNAKGLAEALHAEADAAGMRAEIFSAGDYKGKHLTKATHLIIVASTHGEGEAPDDAIELHEFLQSKKAPNLSHLKYAVIGLGDSSYEFFCQTAKDFDGYLAKLGAESILDRLDCDVDYEAEAAQWRTSALEKVKLTLSTGEAEVVQLPVSQSQAAVSAYTKQHPFEASLLTSQKITGRNSGKDVRHIEIDLEGSGLSYQPGDALGVWYDNDSNLAAKIIAQVGLVDDAQIEVDGESLPLLQALIKHYEITNANPQFVTQYATLSGSKKLEKLVADKDKLRTYAGKTQILDVLAEKKTKLTAEQLQGLLRRLTPRLYSIASSQEEVGEEVHLTVGVVEYQQGEETRQGGASSFLSHRLEEGGSVRVFVEENKHFKLPENDDTPVIMVGPGTGIAPFRAFIQERENRDASGKNWLFFGDRTFTEDFLYQVEWQKYLKAGVMDQIDVAFSRDQAEKVYVQHRLLEQGAKVWQWLQAGAHFYVCGDANQMAKDVHQALLTIIEQHGQQSREQAEDYLTELRKSKRYQKDVY from the coding sequence ATGGTACTCAAGGAACTCTCGGCCTTAGCCAGCCCACTCAATGATCAACAAATAGATCAACTTCAACAGGCTACATCAGAACTGTCACCTCAGCAGATGGCATGGATCAGTGGTTACTTTTGGGGGTTAAGCCAAACGCAACCCACAGCTCAAACACAAACTGCAAGTCAGTCTATTGCTGCAGTGGCAACACAACCTGCTGGTAAGTTAACGATTATCTATGCTTCGCAGACTGGCAATGCGAAAGGGCTTGCTGAAGCCTTACATGCAGAAGCGGATGCTGCAGGCATGCGTGCTGAGATCTTTTCTGCGGGTGATTACAAAGGTAAACACTTAACGAAAGCCACCCACCTCATTATTGTTGCTTCGACGCATGGCGAAGGTGAAGCACCCGATGATGCGATTGAATTACATGAATTTTTACAGTCGAAGAAAGCACCAAACTTATCACATTTAAAATATGCAGTGATTGGGTTAGGGGATTCTAGTTATGAATTCTTTTGTCAAACAGCCAAAGACTTTGATGGTTATCTCGCGAAGTTGGGCGCAGAGTCGATACTGGATCGTTTAGATTGTGATGTCGATTATGAAGCTGAAGCCGCACAATGGCGCACATCGGCATTAGAAAAAGTGAAGCTAACCTTATCAACAGGTGAAGCCGAGGTAGTGCAACTGCCTGTTAGTCAAAGCCAAGCGGCTGTGTCGGCATACACTAAGCAGCACCCGTTTGAGGCCTCGTTATTAACCAGCCAGAAGATCACTGGGCGTAATTCGGGCAAAGATGTACGTCATATCGAAATTGACCTTGAAGGTTCAGGGTTAAGCTATCAGCCGGGCGATGCACTGGGAGTATGGTACGACAATGACTCTAACCTTGCCGCTAAAATCATTGCGCAAGTTGGATTGGTTGACGATGCACAGATAGAGGTCGACGGTGAATCACTCCCGTTACTACAGGCGTTGATTAAGCATTATGAAATTACCAATGCGAACCCGCAGTTCGTCACTCAATACGCCACCTTGTCAGGCAGTAAAAAACTAGAAAAGCTGGTGGCAGATAAAGACAAGCTACGTACTTATGCGGGCAAGACGCAAATATTAGACGTATTGGCAGAAAAGAAAACCAAGCTCACAGCCGAGCAGTTACAAGGATTACTACGTCGCTTGACCCCTCGTCTCTATTCTATCGCTTCGAGCCAAGAAGAAGTGGGTGAAGAAGTCCACTTAACAGTAGGTGTTGTTGAGTATCAACAAGGTGAAGAAACTCGACAGGGAGGCGCCTCTAGCTTTCTATCGCACCGTCTTGAAGAGGGGGGAAGTGTTCGCGTTTTTGTGGAAGAGAATAAGCATTTTAAACTTCCCGAAAATGATGACACGCCAGTCATTATGGTTGGCCCAGGTACAGGAATTGCCCCTTTCCGTGCCTTTATTCAAGAGCGTGAAAACCGTGACGCGAGTGGAAAGAATTGGCTGTTCTTTGGTGATCGCACTTTCACGGAAGACTTTTTGTATCAAGTCGAGTGGCAGAAGTATTTGAAGGCGGGTGTGATGGATCAAATCGATGTGGCTTTTAGTCGTGATCAAGCTGAGAAAGTTTATGTGCAGCATCGATTGCTCGAGCAAGGGGCGAAGGTGTGGCAATGGCTCCAAGCGGGTGCGCACTTTTATGTGTGTGGTGATGCGAACCAGATGGCAAAAGATGTCCATCAAGCGCTACTCACTATTATTGAACAGCATGGCCAGCAAAGCCGAGAGCAAGCCGAAGATTATTTAACTGAGTTACGTAAGAGTAAGCGTTATCAAAAGGATGTGTACTAA
- a CDS encoding LysM-like peptidoglycan-binding domain-containing protein translates to MGQARRRSKKKSEWTLPKLQFDRAALSAMKEKCLEALTPLRERWLALPKLHRRALAVLVPVVIVLWLLPSDPGATIEPEADSVRREVSLNLGNNDLPPVGERAEPVSPQRIQRLEPITPSVTVSNEPAATKVVSTRTKAPDLEWQRYQIQQGQTLANIFREKSLPLSDLYAVAAIEGKDKPLSKIKSGQWIRYKQNASGDLDAIQIETTSGKSVMYYRLSDGSFSRGK, encoded by the coding sequence ATGGGACAGGCTAGACGCCGTTCAAAGAAAAAGAGCGAATGGACACTGCCAAAGTTGCAGTTTGATCGCGCGGCTCTCTCTGCGATGAAAGAAAAGTGTTTAGAGGCGCTAACCCCACTGCGAGAGCGTTGGTTGGCATTGCCGAAACTACACCGTCGTGCACTTGCTGTATTAGTGCCTGTGGTTATCGTGCTGTGGTTATTGCCGAGTGATCCTGGTGCAACGATAGAACCAGAGGCTGATAGTGTCCGCCGTGAGGTGTCATTAAATTTGGGCAACAATGATTTGCCTCCTGTTGGAGAGCGAGCTGAGCCGGTGTCCCCGCAGCGTATTCAACGTTTAGAACCAATTACTCCTTCGGTGACTGTATCAAACGAGCCGGCGGCAACAAAAGTGGTATCGACGCGTACTAAAGCGCCTGACCTTGAGTGGCAGCGTTACCAAATTCAGCAAGGGCAAACATTGGCGAATATCTTTCGTGAGAAATCACTGCCTTTATCTGATTTGTACGCGGTGGCAGCTATTGAAGGTAAAGATAAACCCTTGAGTAAAATTAAGTCGGGCCAATGGATCCGCTATAAGCAAAATGCGTCTGGCGATCTTGACGCGATTCAGATTGAAACGACCAGTGGTAAATCTGTGATGTACTACCGTTTATCGGATGGTAGTTTTTCTCGAGGTAAGTAG
- the pspG gene encoding envelope stress response protein PspG — protein MVEILFLFTFAMVLIFTGISMLGMFLAVAAGFAVMAVIGMLGVMFKLLPWLIVIALGVWFYREHKADKAHRNRMNY, from the coding sequence ATGGTCGAGATTTTATTCCTATTCACATTTGCGATGGTGCTTATCTTTACTGGTATCAGTATGTTAGGGATGTTCTTAGCGGTGGCGGCTGGCTTTGCTGTGATGGCTGTCATTGGTATGTTAGGCGTAATGTTTAAGTTGTTACCTTGGCTTATTGTTATAGCCCTAGGTGTCTGGTTTTATCGTGAGCACAAAGCGGATAAAGCACACCGTAATCGTATGAATTACTGA
- a CDS encoding major capsid protein P2: MELVSSKFAPKAKELDPIEGVGWGNRCSLRLPAGPTYHSIELVTDITDPKDIERIEVVFNGSPIYNISAETLIKVNKHRKSYAVDGRYVIPFGDDSLRTKIGVRQSDLVTLPNEIWFIYISLKSKSATTPSIRARAHVLPAQSERYYLPRMYELSWFAAAAGRTPFDFAEKSPFIFLKRVHFKDDSVQRVRLLRDDLEEINVRKEDNAFDLASSGQEQNPKWFSLDFCRTGFGADGMLPTSATRQLQFELDKTETGSVPVIIESIEQVKLLPSGE, from the coding sequence ATGGAATTAGTATCTTCTAAGTTCGCCCCTAAAGCGAAAGAGCTTGACCCTATTGAGGGTGTTGGTTGGGGAAACCGTTGCTCGTTACGTTTGCCAGCGGGTCCTACTTATCATTCGATTGAGTTGGTAACTGATATTACTGACCCAAAAGATATTGAGCGTATTGAAGTTGTTTTCAATGGCTCGCCTATTTACAACATTTCAGCTGAAACACTGATTAAAGTGAACAAGCACCGCAAGTCATATGCTGTAGATGGGCGCTATGTCATTCCTTTTGGTGATGACTCTTTACGTACCAAAATTGGTGTTCGACAAAGCGACCTTGTCACCCTGCCGAATGAGATTTGGTTCATCTATATCTCGCTAAAATCGAAGTCAGCAACGACCCCGTCTATTCGCGCTCGCGCTCATGTGTTACCTGCACAAAGTGAACGTTATTACTTACCTCGTATGTATGAACTGAGTTGGTTTGCTGCGGCAGCTGGTCGCACGCCGTTTGATTTTGCAGAGAAATCACCGTTTATCTTTTTGAAGCGTGTTCACTTCAAAGATGACTCAGTGCAGCGTGTGCGCTTGCTTCGAGATGACCTCGAAGAAATAAACGTGCGCAAAGAAGATAACGCGTTTGATTTGGCATCAAGTGGCCAAGAGCAAAATCCAAAGTGGTTTAGCTTGGACTTTTGCCGCACAGGTTTTGGTGCTGATGGCATGTTACCTACCTCTGCCACTCGACAACTTCAATTTGAACTAGATAAAACGGAAACGGGATCTGTTCCAGTCATTATCGAATCTATTGAGCAGGTCAAACTACTCCCATCAGGTGAATAA
- a CDS encoding DUF2780 domain-containing protein, with product MKSFASKSHLFSTMLALLACLSFSTAANAFSFSDLFGGSDEKTETASEALSNPLTDMLTSQLGISNEQATGGAGALLALASKQLTGDQASELTNMIPGAEGLTGALPAGLGSMITNADSLNKVFSTLGMDPSMVSQFIPIVMQFMGDQGASAGLMEAVGKIWNPAS from the coding sequence ATGAAGTCATTTGCCTCAAAAAGCCACCTTTTCAGCACCATGTTGGCGCTACTTGCCTGCCTGAGTTTCAGTACCGCCGCTAATGCTTTCAGTTTTTCCGATCTGTTCGGTGGCAGTGACGAAAAAACTGAAACCGCCAGTGAAGCACTAAGCAATCCATTGACCGATATGCTAACCAGCCAGCTTGGGATCAGTAACGAACAAGCCACAGGGGGCGCTGGTGCGCTATTAGCTCTTGCGAGCAAACAACTCACAGGCGATCAAGCCAGTGAACTCACCAATATGATCCCCGGTGCTGAAGGGTTAACAGGTGCCCTACCCGCAGGGCTTGGTAGCATGATCACCAATGCAGATAGCTTGAATAAAGTCTTTTCAACACTCGGTATGGATCCAAGCATGGTCAGCCAATTCATTCCCATTGTCATGCAATTTATGGGGGATCAAGGTGCAAGCGCTGGCCTGATGGAAGCCGTGGGCAAAATCTGGAACCCAGCCAGTTAA